One genomic region from Fictibacillus marinisediminis encodes:
- a CDS encoding ASCH domain-containing protein: protein MKVLSMIQPWASLFVLGEVKYETRSWRTNYRGPLAIHTSKKMDKTFCSHPLIELLLGKHGYSKDNLPTGMIIGVCNLENCLKVKENNGTQAILENGQVVTGNTYFLGDFQVGGYAWEVQDMQQLDDVIPAKGKLGLWEHVLE, encoded by the coding sequence ATGAAGGTTTTATCAATGATCCAGCCTTGGGCAAGTCTATTTGTCCTGGGGGAGGTCAAATATGAAACAAGGTCATGGAGAACGAATTATCGTGGTCCGCTGGCGATCCATACAAGTAAAAAAATGGATAAGACTTTCTGTAGCCATCCGTTAATTGAGTTATTGCTTGGTAAGCATGGTTACTCAAAGGATAATCTTCCAACTGGTATGATCATTGGTGTATGCAACCTTGAAAATTGTTTGAAGGTAAAGGAAAATAACGGGACGCAGGCAATACTGGAAAATGGACAAGTGGTAACAGGCAATACTTATTTTTTAGGAGACTTTCAAGTGGGAGGATACGCTTGGGAAGTGCAGGACATGCAGCAGCTGGATGACGTTATACCAGCGAAAGGAAAGCTTGGATTATGGGAGCATGTTTTAGAATGA